One Sinorhizobium mexicanum genomic region harbors:
- a CDS encoding NUDIX domain-containing protein, translated as MRNWRIRLLTRFAHAYFAISRGMTLGVRAACFDEEGRIFLVRHSYLPGWHLPGGGLDRHETAVQGLARELREEGNLELTSPPSLVQVYYNRGTSKRDHVIFFRCDNVRQQQPKVPDLEIAAAGFFALDELPEDTTGATRRRIAELAGTEAPDTFW; from the coding sequence ATGCGTAACTGGCGAATTCGCCTGCTGACGCGGTTCGCACATGCCTATTTTGCGATCTCGCGCGGCATGACGCTTGGCGTGCGCGCCGCCTGCTTCGACGAAGAAGGGCGGATCTTCCTCGTCAGGCATTCCTATCTTCCGGGCTGGCATCTGCCGGGCGGCGGGCTCGACCGCCATGAGACGGCGGTGCAGGGGCTCGCCCGCGAACTTAGGGAAGAAGGCAATTTGGAACTCACGTCACCGCCGTCGCTGGTGCAGGTCTACTATAACCGGGGCACCAGCAAGCGCGATCACGTCATCTTCTTTCGTTGCGACAACGTCCGCCAGCAACAGCCGAAGGTCCCCGACCTGGAGATAGCTGCGGCCGGATTCTTTGCGCTCGACGAACTGCCCGAGGACACGACCGGCGCGACACGCCGGCGGATTGCGGAGCTTGCGGGAACGGAGGCGCCGGACACGTTCTGGTGA
- a CDS encoding metallophosphoesterase family protein: MFKLAHISDVHLGPLPDLSLRELASKRITGFVNWHRNRARHLFAGTLDSLMADIQRRKPDHLAITGDLVNLASSLEIAAVTAWLAEAGDAKDISVVPGNHDAYVPGAYEKTTRAWYPYMRSDEGPLGWIRDHHCFPYVRVRGPVAIIGCSTAVATPPFAASGYFGQRQARATVDLLQAAGEAGLFRVVLIHHPPIRGATSMHKRMIGIRRFAATISSGGAELVLHGHTHLNTVYYLKGQTAPVPVVGIASASQGPGGSKPAAAYNLFSIAGEPGNWQLSRERYTLNADATGVELAETTLF; this comes from the coding sequence ATGTTCAAACTTGCGCATATTTCGGACGTTCATCTCGGACCTCTGCCAGATCTGTCCCTGAGGGAACTTGCCTCGAAGCGGATAACCGGTTTCGTCAACTGGCACAGGAACAGAGCGCGCCATCTTTTCGCCGGCACATTGGATAGCCTGATGGCGGATATCCAAAGGCGCAAGCCGGACCATCTGGCGATCACCGGCGACCTCGTGAATCTCGCCTCTTCCCTGGAGATCGCGGCCGTGACCGCGTGGCTTGCGGAGGCGGGCGACGCCAAGGATATCTCGGTAGTGCCGGGCAACCACGACGCCTATGTTCCGGGTGCCTACGAAAAGACGACACGCGCCTGGTACCCCTATATGCGCAGCGACGAGGGTCCGCTCGGCTGGATCCGAGACCATCATTGTTTTCCCTATGTGCGCGTGCGCGGCCCGGTGGCAATCATCGGCTGCTCGACCGCAGTGGCCACGCCGCCCTTCGCCGCGAGCGGCTACTTCGGCCAGCGACAGGCGCGTGCGACCGTCGACCTGCTGCAGGCCGCGGGCGAGGCTGGTCTCTTCCGGGTCGTGCTGATCCATCATCCGCCCATCCGTGGCGCGACCTCGATGCACAAGCGCATGATCGGCATTCGCCGTTTTGCTGCGACCATCTCGTCCGGGGGCGCCGAACTGGTGCTGCATGGCCACACTCACCTCAACACGGTTTATTACCTCAAGGGACAGACCGCGCCGGTCCCGGTCGTCGGCATTGCCTCGGCGTCGCAGGGGCCGGGGGGCAGCAAGCCGGCCGCCGCGTACAATCTCTTCTCGATAGCGGGCGAGCCCGGCAACTGGCAACTCAGCCGCGAGCGCTACACGCTCAATGCCGACGCGACCGGCGTCGAACTCGCCGAAACCACTCTTTTCTAG
- a CDS encoding tetratricopeptide repeat protein, whose translation MFRKTTFFVLAAFMASIAGQSAMAVGDTSEPPRKTKTSTQCKNGKIWDTRKGQCVNAKKSGLGDDVLFEAARELAYAGQYDNAIKVLEAVSDQRSARVLNYLGYANRKAGRMELGMQYYKRALQADENYILARSYLGQALVEQGRIEEAKVQLVEIRDRGGENTWAYRALLQSLGGLRHHY comes from the coding sequence ATGTTCAGGAAGACGACCTTCTTTGTCCTTGCTGCATTCATGGCTTCGATCGCGGGGCAGTCGGCCATGGCCGTCGGCGACACCAGCGAACCGCCGCGCAAGACCAAGACAAGCACCCAATGCAAGAACGGCAAGATCTGGGATACGCGCAAGGGCCAGTGCGTCAACGCGAAGAAAAGCGGTCTCGGCGACGACGTCCTGTTCGAAGCCGCGCGCGAGCTTGCCTATGCCGGCCAGTACGACAATGCGATCAAGGTGCTCGAAGCCGTAAGCGACCAACGCAGTGCCCGCGTGCTCAACTATCTCGGCTACGCCAACCGCAAGGCCGGGCGCATGGAACTCGGCATGCAATATTACAAACGCGCGCTTCAGGCCGACGAGAACTACATCCTCGCCCGGTCCTATCTCGGCCAGGCCTTGGTCGAGCAAGGCCGGATCGAGGAGGCCAAGGTGCAGCTCGTCGAAATTCGTGATCGTGGCGGCGAAAACACCTGGGCGTACAGGGCTCTGCTTCAGTCCCTCGGCGGCCTCCGTCATCATTACTGA
- a CDS encoding RNA polymerase sigma factor: protein MRPAAETKDFRRDLVSLLPKLRRFALTLTRNANDADDLVQEACERAIARSHLWNGEGRLESWVYAMTRNLWVDEVRKRKVRAGGGAVDIFDQNELRVEAVAEKAVYANQLQRMILSMPEGLASVFLLINVEGHSYRETADILGVPIGTVMSRLSTARLRLAAMLSENTERRA, encoded by the coding sequence ATGCGCCCAGCGGCAGAGACGAAAGACTTCAGACGGGATTTGGTCAGCCTGCTGCCCAAATTGCGCCGCTTTGCGCTGACGCTGACGCGCAACGCCAATGATGCCGATGACCTCGTTCAGGAGGCTTGCGAGCGGGCCATCGCACGCAGCCACCTGTGGAACGGGGAAGGCCGGCTGGAGAGCTGGGTCTATGCCATGACACGCAATCTCTGGGTCGATGAAGTCCGCAAGCGCAAGGTCCGCGCCGGCGGCGGAGCCGTCGACATTTTTGACCAGAATGAGCTGCGCGTGGAGGCTGTTGCCGAAAAAGCGGTCTATGCCAATCAGTTGCAGAGGATGATCCTGTCCATGCCGGAAGGCCTTGCCAGCGTTTTCCTGCTCATCAACGTCGAAGGTCACAGCTACCGCGAGACCGCAGATATCCTCGGGGTTCCGATCGGTACCGTGATGAGCAGGCTGTCCACCGCCCGCCTGCGGCTCGCCGCCATGCTGTCTGAGAATACCGAAAGGAGGGCCTGA
- a CDS encoding anti-sigma factor family protein translates to MQQTTGQALEVRLSAYIDGELGDAERAELDALLARDDDAKVMLEKLKAGSAFGNKAFEDFLHDPVPLALVRQIKQGPGINPRSERVATANLPARTVRVWPRALAAAMALLLVGGAAGFLAGSAHYVAEPESAASARPWIDEIADYHRIYSRQKDHLVEAPASDGPKIETWLASSVGVGFKTPDLASKGLTFEGARLLVVDGKPVGQLVYRDREGDIYAICFLKGGDKPQADQFREDIRDNLGLVSWQKDDASLVLVGPSADAALRELAEAVAASI, encoded by the coding sequence TTGCAGCAGACGACAGGTCAAGCGCTTGAAGTTCGGTTGTCCGCCTATATCGACGGCGAGCTCGGCGACGCCGAGAGAGCCGAGCTCGATGCTTTGCTGGCCCGTGACGACGACGCCAAGGTCATGCTCGAGAAGTTGAAGGCCGGCAGCGCGTTTGGCAACAAGGCCTTCGAGGACTTTCTCCATGACCCGGTGCCGCTGGCGCTGGTGCGCCAGATCAAGCAGGGACCCGGCATCAATCCGCGATCCGAGCGCGTCGCGACGGCGAACCTGCCGGCGCGGACGGTTCGCGTCTGGCCGCGGGCGCTCGCTGCAGCCATGGCGCTATTGCTTGTCGGCGGTGCCGCGGGCTTCCTCGCCGGCAGCGCGCATTACGTCGCGGAGCCCGAAAGCGCCGCCTCTGCGCGCCCGTGGATCGATGAGATCGCCGACTATCACCGCATCTACTCCCGGCAGAAGGACCACCTCGTCGAGGCGCCTGCGTCGGATGGGCCTAAGATCGAGACCTGGCTCGCCTCCAGCGTCGGCGTCGGCTTCAAGACCCCGGATCTCGCAAGCAAGGGCCTGACCTTCGAGGGTGCAAGACTGTTGGTGGTTGACGGCAAGCCCGTCGGTCAGCTCGTCTACCGCGATCGCGAAGGCGACATCTATGCGATCTGCTTCCTCAAGGGTGGTGACAAGCCACAAGCGGATCAGTTCCGCGAAGATATCCGCGACAACCTCGGGCTGGTCTCCTGGCAGAAAGACGATGCATCCCTGGTGCTGGTCGGCCCGTCCGCGGATGCCGCGCTCCGCGAACTCGCCGAAGCCGTAGCGGCGAGCATCTGA